In Streptomyces sp. 840.1, one DNA window encodes the following:
- the guaB gene encoding IMP dehydrogenase produces MTANVDGVPEKFATLGLTYDDVLLLPGASDVLPNAVDTSSLISRNVRVNIPLLSAAMDKVTEARMAIAMARQGGVGVLHRNLSIEDQVNQVDLVKRSESGMVTDPITVSPDATLGEADALCAKFRISGVPVTDPAGKLLGIVTNRDMAFESDRSRQVREVMTPMPLVTGRVGISGVDAMELLRRHKIEKLPLVDESGILKGLITVKDFKKAEQYPNAAKDAEGRLLVGAAVGASPEALDRAQALAAAGVDFLIVDTSHGHNSNALNWMAKIKSAVGVDVIGGNVATRDGAQALIDAGVDGVKVGVGPGSICTTRVVAGIGVPQVTAIYEAALAARAAGVPVIGDGGLQYSGDIGKALVAGADAVMLGSLLAGCEESPGELQFINGKQFKSYRGMGSLGAMQSRGQGRSYSKDRYFQAEVSSDDKLVPEGIEGQVPYRGPLANVLHQLVGGLRQTMGYVGAASVDEMESKGRFVRITSAGLKESHPHDIQMTVEAPNYSRK; encoded by the coding sequence ATGACTGCAAACGTCGACGGAGTGCCCGAGAAATTCGCGACGCTCGGGCTGACATACGACGACGTGCTGCTGCTGCCGGGCGCATCTGACGTGCTGCCCAACGCGGTCGACACCTCGTCGCTCATCTCGCGGAACGTACGCGTGAACATCCCGCTGCTGTCCGCCGCGATGGACAAGGTGACCGAGGCCCGCATGGCGATCGCCATGGCCCGTCAGGGCGGCGTCGGTGTGCTGCACCGCAATCTCTCGATCGAGGACCAGGTCAACCAGGTGGACCTGGTGAAGCGGTCCGAGTCCGGCATGGTCACGGACCCGATCACGGTCAGCCCGGACGCCACGCTCGGCGAGGCCGACGCGCTGTGCGCCAAGTTCCGCATCAGCGGCGTCCCGGTCACCGACCCGGCGGGCAAGCTGCTCGGCATCGTCACCAACCGCGACATGGCCTTCGAGTCGGACCGCTCGCGCCAGGTGCGCGAGGTCATGACGCCGATGCCGCTGGTCACCGGCCGGGTCGGCATCTCCGGCGTGGACGCCATGGAGCTGCTGCGCCGCCACAAGATCGAGAAGCTTCCGCTGGTCGACGAGTCGGGCATCCTCAAGGGCCTCATCACGGTCAAGGACTTCAAGAAGGCCGAGCAGTACCCGAACGCGGCCAAGGACGCCGAGGGCCGGCTGCTCGTCGGTGCGGCCGTGGGTGCCAGCCCGGAGGCGCTGGACCGGGCCCAGGCGCTGGCCGCGGCCGGTGTCGACTTCCTCATCGTCGACACCTCGCACGGTCACAACAGCAACGCCCTCAACTGGATGGCGAAGATCAAGTCGGCCGTCGGCGTGGACGTCATCGGCGGTAACGTCGCGACCCGCGACGGCGCCCAGGCCCTGATCGACGCCGGTGTGGACGGCGTCAAGGTGGGCGTCGGACCCGGTTCGATCTGCACCACCCGGGTGGTCGCCGGTATCGGCGTCCCGCAGGTCACCGCGATCTACGAGGCCGCGCTGGCGGCCCGCGCCGCCGGCGTCCCGGTCATCGGTGACGGCGGCCTGCAGTACTCCGGCGACATCGGCAAGGCCCTGGTGGCCGGCGCCGACGCGGTGATGCTCGGCTCGCTGCTCGCGGGCTGCGAGGAGTCCCCGGGCGAGCTGCAGTTCATCAACGGCAAGCAGTTCAAGTCGTACCGCGGCATGGGTTCGCTCGGCGCGATGCAGTCCCGCGGCCAGGGCCGCTCGTACTCGAAGGACCGGTACTTCCAGGCCGAGGTGTCCTCCGACGACAAGCTCGTCCCCGAGGGCATCGAGGGCCAGGTGCCCTACCGCGGCCCGCTGGCCAACGTCCTGCACCAGCTCGTCGGCGGGCTCCGCCAGACGATGGGCTACGTGGGCGCGGCCTCCGTCGACGAGATGGAGTCCAAGGGCCGCTTCGTCCGGATCACCTCGGCGGGTCTCAAGGAGAGCCACCCGCACGACATCCAGATGACGGTCGAGGCACCGAACTACAGCAGGAAGTAG
- a CDS encoding sigma-70 family RNA polymerase sigma factor, with translation MRDDGTTVIGALVHRAVDGDAQATHDLLAHVHPLALRYCRSRLNRLPGDARHFVEDLAQEVCVAVLMALPRYKDTGRPFEAFVFAIAGHKVADLQRAAMRHPGSTAVPSDEMPERPDDSLGPEERALLSSDAAWAKRLLANLPENQRELLVLRVAVGLTAEETGQLLGMSPGAVRVAQHRALSRLRALAEQ, from the coding sequence ATGCGCGACGACGGAACGACGGTGATCGGTGCTCTGGTGCACCGCGCCGTCGACGGCGACGCACAGGCCACCCACGACCTGCTGGCCCACGTCCACCCCCTCGCGCTGCGCTACTGCAGGTCCCGGCTGAACCGGCTGCCCGGTGATGCCCGCCACTTCGTGGAGGACCTGGCGCAGGAGGTCTGCGTCGCCGTACTGATGGCGCTGCCTCGGTACAAGGACACCGGCAGACCCTTCGAAGCCTTCGTCTTCGCCATCGCCGGCCACAAGGTGGCCGATCTCCAGCGGGCCGCGATGCGGCACCCCGGATCGACCGCGGTGCCCTCCGACGAGATGCCCGAGCGGCCGGACGATTCACTCGGGCCCGAGGAGCGGGCGCTGCTCAGCAGCGACGCGGCCTGGGCCAAGAGGCTCCTCGCCAACCTCCCGGAGAACCAGCGTGAGCTGCTCGTCCTGCGCGTCGCGGTCGGGCTGACCGCCGAGGAGACCGGGCAGCTGCTGGGTATGTCGCCGGGCGCGGTCCGGGTCGCCCAGCACCGTGCGCTGAGCCGGCTGCGGGCCCTCGCCGAGCAGTGA
- a CDS encoding response regulator transcription factor, whose protein sequence is MTSVLVCDDSPLAREALRRAVATVPGVERVTTAANGEEVLRRWGADRSDLILMDVRMPGLGGVETVRRLLSADPGARIIMLTVAEDLDGVALAVAAGARGYLHKDASRAELRATVTQALADPTWRLAPRRLRSAEMGAAPTLTAREIQVLEGMSHGRSNAEIGRELFLSEDTVKTHARRLFKKLGASDRAHAVALGFRWGLVR, encoded by the coding sequence ATGACATCCGTCCTCGTCTGCGACGACTCCCCGCTTGCCCGAGAGGCGCTCCGTCGCGCGGTCGCGACCGTGCCCGGCGTCGAGCGTGTGACGACGGCGGCCAACGGCGAGGAAGTCCTCCGCCGCTGGGGTGCCGACCGTTCGGATCTGATTCTGATGGACGTACGCATGCCCGGTCTGGGAGGTGTGGAGACGGTCCGCCGGCTGCTCTCCGCCGACCCCGGGGCGAGGATCATCATGCTGACCGTCGCCGAGGACCTGGACGGGGTGGCGCTCGCGGTCGCCGCCGGGGCCCGCGGGTATCTGCACAAGGACGCCTCCCGGGCCGAGCTGCGGGCGACCGTCACCCAGGCGCTGGCCGATCCGACGTGGCGGCTGGCCCCGCGCCGGCTGCGGTCGGCCGAGATGGGCGCGGCGCCCACGCTCACGGCGCGTGAGATCCAGGTGCTCGAAGGGATGAGCCACGGCCGCTCCAACGCGGAGATCGGCCGTGAGCTGTTCCTCTCCGAGGACACGGTGAAGACGCACGCCAGGCGTCTGTTCAAGAAGCTCGGAGCCTCGGACCGGGCGCACGCCGTCGCGCTCGGCTTCCGCTGGGGCCTGGTCCGCTGA
- a CDS encoding WhiB family transcriptional regulator, whose translation MADFSRLPGPNADLWDWQLLAACRGVDSSLFFHPEGERGAARSARETSAKEVCMRCPVRAECAAHALAVREPYGVWGGLTEDEREELMGRARNRLIAATAPSGPASPPGHG comes from the coding sequence ATGGCAGATTTCTCCCGCCTTCCCGGACCCAACGCCGACCTGTGGGACTGGCAGCTGCTGGCGGCCTGCCGCGGGGTCGACAGCTCGCTGTTCTTCCACCCCGAGGGGGAACGAGGTGCCGCCCGGAGCGCCCGCGAGACCTCCGCGAAAGAGGTCTGCATGCGGTGCCCGGTACGCGCCGAGTGCGCGGCCCACGCACTGGCGGTACGAGAGCCCTACGGAGTGTGGGGCGGACTGACCGAGGACGAACGCGAGGAGCTCATGGGGCGGGCCCGCAACCGGCTGATCGCGGCGACGGCGCCCTCAGGACCCGCCTCGCCGCCCGGACACGGCTGA
- a CDS encoding LysR family transcriptional regulator, protein MIEARHLRVLRAVSTTGSFSAAARELGCTQPAVSQQMKALESSAGTTLLIRTGREMRLTQAGQALVRHASGILAGLTAAEEEVAAIAGLRAGRVRLVSFPSGSSTLVPGALAALRAAHPGTRVSLVEAEPPRSVEMLRDGDCDIALAFRYGTQGAEWDDLVVRPLLTDRLVGLLPAGHHLAGRPAVGIAELADEPWIAGCPRCRRQLVEVCEESGFTPRIDFATDDYPAVIGLVGAGLGVAVLPALAIESVRPRGALTVTVEPAIEREIVALTLPDLAQVPAVAATLDQLSLAAAR, encoded by the coding sequence GTGATCGAAGCCCGTCATCTCCGCGTCCTGCGAGCCGTGTCCACCACCGGCTCCTTCTCCGCCGCCGCCCGCGAGCTGGGCTGTACGCAGCCTGCGGTGAGTCAGCAGATGAAGGCACTGGAGTCCTCCGCCGGGACCACGCTGCTCATCCGGACCGGACGCGAGATGCGGCTGACGCAGGCCGGTCAGGCGCTCGTACGGCACGCCTCGGGCATCCTCGCCGGGCTCACCGCCGCCGAGGAGGAGGTCGCCGCGATCGCCGGTCTGCGGGCCGGCCGGGTCCGGCTGGTGTCCTTCCCGAGCGGCAGCTCCACCCTGGTCCCCGGCGCCCTCGCGGCGCTGCGGGCCGCCCACCCCGGCACCCGGGTCTCCCTGGTCGAGGCCGAGCCGCCCCGCTCGGTGGAGATGCTGCGTGACGGCGACTGCGACATCGCCCTCGCCTTCCGGTACGGCACGCAGGGCGCCGAGTGGGACGACCTGGTGGTGCGTCCGCTGCTCACCGACCGCCTGGTCGGCCTGCTGCCCGCCGGCCACCACCTGGCGGGCCGGCCGGCGGTGGGCATCGCCGAACTCGCCGATGAACCGTGGATCGCGGGCTGCCCGCGCTGTCGCAGGCAACTGGTGGAGGTCTGCGAGGAGTCCGGCTTCACCCCCCGGATCGACTTCGCCACCGATGACTACCCCGCCGTGATCGGCCTGGTCGGCGCCGGCCTCGGGGTGGCCGTGCTGCCGGCGCTGGCGATCGAGTCGGTACGCCCGAGGGGCGCCCTGACCGTCACCGTGGAGCCGGCCATCGAGCGCGAGATCGTCGCGCTGACCCTGCCCGACCTGGCGCAGGTCCCGGCGGTGGCGGCCACGCTGGACCAGCTGTCGCTGGCGGCCGCCCGCTGA
- a CDS encoding MOSC domain-containing protein — MRVLTVNTGRPVAVPYTDSPDGVTGIDKRPADGPVRVTDPGPEGTGGSGLAGDAVCDLRFHGGSDQAVYAFAREELDRWEEALGRPLPNGAFGENLTTDGVDVRGALIGERWRVGPDLLLEITSGRIPCRTFAGHLDERQWVRRYTRAATPGAYLRVLTPGSIRAGDPVEIVHRPDHDVTVELQFRAVTTRRELLPLLLPAAEALHPEPLRQAREYAARQR; from the coding sequence ATGAGGGTGCTGACCGTGAACACGGGCCGGCCCGTGGCGGTGCCGTACACCGACTCCCCGGACGGGGTGACCGGGATCGACAAGCGTCCGGCCGACGGCCCGGTGCGGGTCACCGACCCCGGCCCCGAGGGCACCGGCGGCAGCGGTCTGGCCGGGGACGCGGTCTGCGACCTGCGCTTCCACGGCGGCTCCGACCAGGCGGTGTACGCCTTCGCCCGCGAGGAGCTGGACCGCTGGGAGGAGGCGCTGGGGCGCCCGCTGCCCAACGGGGCCTTCGGCGAGAACCTGACCACGGACGGCGTCGACGTCAGGGGCGCGCTGATCGGCGAGCGCTGGCGGGTCGGCCCCGATCTGCTCCTGGAGATCACCTCGGGCCGCATCCCGTGCCGTACGTTCGCCGGTCACCTCGACGAGCGGCAGTGGGTCAGGCGCTACACCCGGGCGGCCACCCCCGGCGCGTATCTGCGGGTGCTCACGCCCGGCTCGATCCGGGCCGGCGACCCGGTGGAGATCGTGCACCGGCCGGACCACGACGTCACGGTGGAGCTCCAGTTCCGGGCCGTGACGACCCGGCGGGAGCTGCTGCCGCTGCTGCTCCCGGCCGCGGAGGCGCTGCACCCCGAGCCGCTGAGGCAGGCGCGGGAGTACGCGGCCCGGCAGCGGTGA
- a CDS encoding SDR family oxidoreductase, with protein sequence MTTALITGATAGIGAAFARRLAAEGHNLVLVARDTERLREQATELHDRHGIEAEVLPADLSADEGIAAVEARLGDRLQSVDLLVNNAGFGNKGSYLDVPMADELAMLKVHCEAVLRLTSAAAAGMRERGRGGVVNVASVAAFVPRGTYGASKAWVVQFTQGAAKDLAGSGVRLMALCPGFVRTEFHQRAGMGTGNIPGWMWLDADKLVASALADLARGKSVSIPDPRYKALMGLVKVTPRSLLGGVTSRTGRKYGPR encoded by the coding sequence ATGACGACTGCACTGATTACGGGCGCCACCGCGGGCATCGGGGCCGCGTTCGCGCGGCGGCTCGCGGCCGAGGGGCACAACCTGGTCCTGGTGGCCCGCGACACCGAGCGGCTGCGCGAGCAGGCCACCGAGTTGCACGACCGGCACGGCATCGAGGCCGAGGTGCTGCCCGCCGACCTGTCGGCGGACGAGGGGATCGCGGCGGTCGAGGCCCGCCTGGGCGACCGCCTGCAGTCCGTCGATCTGCTGGTCAACAACGCCGGGTTCGGCAACAAGGGCAGCTATCTGGATGTCCCCATGGCCGACGAGCTGGCCATGCTGAAGGTGCACTGCGAGGCGGTCCTGCGGCTGACCTCGGCGGCCGCGGCCGGGATGCGGGAGCGCGGCAGGGGCGGAGTCGTCAACGTGGCCTCGGTGGCGGCGTTCGTGCCGCGCGGTACGTACGGGGCGTCCAAGGCGTGGGTCGTGCAGTTCACCCAGGGCGCGGCCAAGGACCTGGCGGGCTCGGGAGTGCGGCTGATGGCGCTCTGCCCCGGCTTCGTACGGACGGAGTTCCACCAGCGGGCCGGCATGGGCACCGGCAACATCCCGGGCTGGATGTGGCTGGACGCCGACAAGCTGGTGGCCTCGGCCCTGGCCGACCTGGCGCGCGGCAAGTCGGTCTCGATCCCCGATCCCCGGTACAAGGCGCTCATGGGGCTGGTGAAGGTGACCCCGCGCAGCCTGCTCGGGGGCGTCACCTCCAGGACGGGCCGGAAGTACGGACCCCGCTGA
- a CDS encoding substrate-binding domain-containing protein, whose product MREGATERHDRLLNLVRERGTARVSDLADRLGVSPVTARRDVEALAARGLLDRVHGSVSWPAERGPAGTPAGGGPVIGMLAPAAVYYFAEVIRGAHEAAARLGARLILRVTDYHPEDDAAHAAGLLAAGAQGLLLAPSWTEPGHPAAYSGWLAQLPVERVLVERTGVPGGPLDGLDRVGSDHAHGVLLAVRHLLELGHGAALLVARADSPTAQAVRAGYARALSVLGLRAPGPVIESSSDERDPVLFEQAALQLRDAVRRGRATAALMHNDEDAIRMMRRLAELGVRVPDDLSLVTYDDEVAALADTPLTAVAPPKREVGRSAAELLVERLSGDRYGVPSELAPRRHIALLPTLRVRDSCARPSNRPVDPEPSGT is encoded by the coding sequence GTGCGCGAAGGTGCCACTGAACGTCATGACCGACTGCTGAACCTGGTACGCGAACGAGGCACCGCCCGGGTCTCGGACCTCGCGGACCGGCTCGGCGTCTCCCCGGTGACGGCACGCCGCGATGTCGAGGCACTGGCGGCACGGGGACTGCTCGACCGGGTGCACGGTTCGGTCTCCTGGCCCGCCGAACGCGGACCGGCCGGCACCCCGGCGGGCGGCGGCCCGGTCATCGGGATGCTGGCCCCGGCCGCCGTCTACTACTTCGCCGAGGTGATCCGGGGCGCCCACGAGGCCGCGGCCCGGCTCGGCGCGCGGCTGATCCTGCGGGTCACCGACTACCACCCCGAGGACGACGCGGCGCATGCCGCCGGGCTCCTCGCGGCCGGGGCGCAGGGGCTGCTGCTGGCCCCGAGCTGGACGGAGCCGGGCCACCCGGCCGCCTACAGCGGCTGGCTCGCCCAGCTGCCGGTGGAGCGGGTCCTGGTGGAGCGGACCGGGGTGCCGGGCGGGCCGCTGGACGGCCTCGACCGGGTCGGCTCGGACCACGCGCACGGGGTGCTGCTCGCCGTCCGGCACCTGCTGGAGCTGGGCCACGGCGCGGCGTTGCTGGTCGCGCGGGCGGACAGCCCGACGGCGCAGGCGGTCCGGGCGGGGTACGCGCGGGCTCTGTCGGTGCTGGGGCTGCGCGCGCCGGGCCCGGTGATCGAGTCGTCTTCGGACGAGCGCGATCCGGTGCTGTTCGAGCAGGCCGCGCTCCAGCTGCGGGACGCGGTGCGGCGCGGGCGGGCGACCGCGGCCCTGATGCACAACGACGAGGACGCCATCCGGATGATGCGGCGGCTGGCCGAGCTCGGCGTCCGGGTGCCCGACGATCTGTCGCTGGTCACGTACGACGACGAGGTGGCGGCGCTGGCCGACACCCCGCTCACCGCGGTCGCGCCGCCCAAGCGGGAGGTCGGACGCAGTGCGGCGGAACTGCTGGTCGAGCGGTTGTCGGGGGACCGTTACGGGGTCCCGTCCGAGCTGGCGCCGAGGCGCCACATCGCCCTGCTGCCGACCCTCCGGGTGCGGGACTCGTGCGCCCGGCCGTCGAACCGGCCGGTGGACCCGGAACCGTCCGGCACCTGA
- a CDS encoding ABC transporter substrate-binding protein, which yields MSRSWSRPIHALVGAATALAVLTACGSADDSPARGTAEHPVTVSFWAWTKGSQEVVDAFNATHDTIKVEFEEIPSGGLGGYPKIANAVKAGIAPDLLSIEYPQLSAFVSQGSLQDISGYLTDDIKKKFLPQTIEMTTLGGKNWAVPFDAAPQVFYYRKDFFTEHHIALPKTWDDFRAAAADVKKASPKTRIATFFPDDPTFFQAMAWQAGAQWFSAGKDAWKIDTTDPASKRTAEYWQGLIDDGLVSTASSFSPEWTSSLKQGNTVGYLGASWSAGVLAGIVPEEKGKWAALPLPSWEADKPASGMIGGSTFAVSKNSHKAAAAVEFALWMSTHEDAIRARIGASTSSALPASPAMVPIARKAFDTSFYGGQDLYGLFTEAGASIGPDWVWGPSPGATNSALGDELGEVVGGSSTLPQAIKTAHDATVADLKKRGLKVEEPS from the coding sequence GTGAGCCGCAGTTGGTCCCGTCCCATCCATGCACTGGTCGGCGCTGCCACCGCCCTCGCCGTCCTGACGGCGTGCGGCAGCGCCGACGACTCCCCCGCCCGTGGCACCGCCGAGCACCCCGTGACCGTCTCCTTCTGGGCATGGACCAAGGGCTCGCAGGAGGTCGTGGACGCGTTCAACGCGACCCACGACACGATCAAGGTCGAGTTCGAGGAGATACCGTCCGGCGGTCTCGGCGGCTATCCGAAGATCGCCAACGCGGTGAAGGCGGGCATCGCCCCCGACCTGCTCTCGATCGAGTACCCGCAGCTCTCCGCGTTCGTCAGCCAGGGCTCGCTGCAGGACATCAGCGGCTACCTCACCGACGACATCAAGAAGAAGTTCCTGCCGCAGACCATCGAGATGACGACGCTCGGCGGCAAGAACTGGGCGGTGCCGTTCGACGCGGCGCCCCAGGTCTTCTACTACCGCAAGGACTTCTTCACCGAGCACCACATCGCGCTGCCGAAGACCTGGGACGACTTCCGGGCCGCGGCCGCCGACGTCAAGAAGGCCTCGCCGAAGACCAGGATCGCCACGTTCTTCCCGGACGACCCGACGTTCTTCCAGGCGATGGCCTGGCAGGCCGGCGCCCAGTGGTTCAGCGCCGGCAAGGACGCCTGGAAGATCGACACCACCGACCCCGCGTCGAAGCGGACCGCCGAGTACTGGCAGGGGCTCATCGACGACGGCCTGGTGAGCACCGCCTCCTCGTTCAGCCCGGAGTGGACCAGCTCCCTGAAGCAGGGCAACACGGTCGGCTACCTCGGCGCCTCCTGGAGCGCCGGCGTGCTCGCGGGCATCGTCCCCGAGGAGAAGGGCAAGTGGGCGGCCCTGCCGCTGCCCAGCTGGGAGGCCGACAAGCCCGCCAGCGGGATGATCGGCGGCTCCACCTTCGCCGTGAGCAAGAACAGTCACAAGGCGGCGGCCGCCGTCGAGTTCGCGCTGTGGATGTCCACCCACGAGGACGCCATCAGGGCCCGGATCGGCGCGAGCACGTCGAGCGCGCTGCCCGCGTCCCCGGCCATGGTGCCGATCGCCCGCAAGGCCTTCGACACCAGCTTCTACGGGGGCCAGGACCTGTACGGCCTGTTCACCGAGGCGGGTGCCTCGATCGGGCCCGACTGGGTGTGGGGCCCCAGCCCCGGTGCCACCAACTCCGCACTCGGCGACGAACTCGGTGAGGTCGTCGGCGGCAGCTCCACCCTGCCGCAAGCGATCAAGACCGCCCATGACGCCACTGTCGCCGATCTCAAGAAGCGCGGCCTGAAGGTCGAGGAGCCCTCATGA
- a CDS encoding carbohydrate ABC transporter permease: protein MSTPPTSGARPGGLSAKARTRIAAGTFLTPFFVLFTAAMIIPVCYALWLSLFTEKQSGLGFDGPRTVFDGLGNYASALGDQAFRDGFWVLLGYCAFYIPLMAGGAIVLALLLDTALARARRFFQLAFFLPHAIPGLIAALIWIYLYTPQLSPVVKAMESGGIGFDFFSSQGTLPSIVNIALWEWLGYNVVIFYAALQAVDRSLLEAATVDGAGNWRIAFSIKLPLIRSSLVMVLLFTIIGSLQLFTEPLILNRGSGSAVTSTWTPNMYAYSAAFERNDYGLAAAASVLIALVAAVLSFVVTRFTNNRKEARA, encoded by the coding sequence ATGAGCACGCCTCCCACGTCCGGTGCCCGCCCCGGCGGGCTGAGCGCGAAGGCCCGTACCCGGATCGCGGCCGGTACCTTCCTCACGCCGTTCTTCGTCCTGTTCACCGCCGCGATGATCATCCCGGTCTGTTACGCGCTCTGGCTGAGCCTGTTCACCGAGAAGCAGTCCGGGCTCGGCTTCGACGGCCCCCGCACGGTCTTCGACGGGCTCGGCAACTACGCCTCCGCCCTCGGGGACCAGGCGTTCCGCGACGGCTTCTGGGTGCTCCTGGGCTACTGCGCCTTCTACATCCCGCTGATGGCCGGCGGCGCGATCGTGCTGGCGCTGCTGCTGGACACCGCGCTGGCCCGCGCCCGGCGCTTCTTCCAGCTGGCGTTCTTCCTGCCGCACGCCATCCCCGGGCTGATCGCCGCGCTGATCTGGATCTACCTGTACACGCCGCAGCTCAGCCCCGTCGTCAAGGCGATGGAGTCGGGCGGCATCGGCTTCGACTTCTTCTCGTCCCAGGGCACGCTGCCCTCCATCGTCAACATCGCGCTGTGGGAGTGGCTCGGCTACAACGTGGTGATCTTCTACGCCGCGCTGCAGGCCGTCGACCGCTCCCTGCTGGAGGCCGCGACCGTGGACGGCGCGGGGAACTGGCGGATCGCCTTCTCCATCAAGCTCCCGCTGATCCGCTCCTCGCTGGTGATGGTGCTCCTCTTCACGATCATCGGCTCGCTCCAGCTGTTCACCGAGCCGCTGATCCTCAACCGGGGCTCCGGCTCGGCCGTCACCAGCACCTGGACCCCGAACATGTACGCCTACAGCGCCGCGTTCGAGCGCAACGACTACGGCCTCGCCGCGGCGGCCTCCGTGCTCATCGCCCTCGTCGCCGCCGTCCTCTCCTTCGTCGTCACCCGCTTCACCAACAACCGCAAGGAGGCACGGGCATGA
- a CDS encoding carbohydrate ABC transporter permease → MTSPVMVDPAAPTRTPARAEGRAPVAAGGARSSRWLSKGAVNGVLVIAAVYTLFPLIWLVTAATKDAGNLLGGDVFSFEGFNLGGNLSALSTYQDGVYFRWYGNSLLYAGIGALGCSLISVAAGYAFDKYRFRGKEKLFALVLLGVLLPSTALSLPLYLLAVKTGTVNTYWAVLIPSLVNPFGVYLARIFSAGYIPDEVLEAARIDGAGEMRTFWSVGLRMVMPGFVTVFLFQFTAIWNNFFLPLVMLSDKKLYPLSLGLYNWHSTANADPTFYPMVVTGSLLAVAPLIIAFITLQRHWKAGLTAGSVK, encoded by the coding sequence ATGACCTCCCCCGTCATGGTCGATCCGGCCGCCCCGACCCGCACCCCCGCTCGCGCCGAGGGCCGTGCCCCCGTCGCCGCGGGCGGGGCCCGGTCCAGCCGCTGGCTGTCGAAGGGCGCGGTCAACGGCGTGCTGGTCATCGCCGCCGTGTACACGCTGTTCCCGCTGATCTGGCTGGTCACCGCGGCCACCAAGGACGCCGGGAACCTGCTGGGCGGTGACGTCTTCTCCTTCGAGGGCTTCAACCTCGGCGGCAACCTCTCCGCCCTTTCCACCTACCAGGACGGCGTCTACTTCCGCTGGTACGGCAACTCCCTGCTGTACGCGGGGATCGGGGCGCTCGGCTGCTCGCTGATCAGCGTCGCCGCGGGGTACGCCTTCGACAAGTACCGCTTCCGCGGCAAGGAGAAGCTGTTCGCGCTCGTCCTGCTGGGCGTGCTGCTGCCCTCGACCGCGCTCTCCCTGCCGCTCTACCTGCTGGCCGTGAAGACCGGGACCGTCAACACCTACTGGGCGGTGCTGATCCCGTCCCTGGTCAACCCCTTCGGTGTCTATCTCGCCCGGATCTTCAGCGCGGGCTACATACCGGACGAGGTCCTGGAGGCCGCCCGGATCGACGGGGCGGGCGAGATGCGCACCTTCTGGTCGGTGGGTCTGCGCATGGTCATGCCGGGGTTCGTGACCGTGTTCCTCTTCCAGTTCACCGCGATCTGGAACAACTTCTTCCTCCCCCTGGTCATGCTCTCGGACAAGAAGCTCTATCCGCTGAGCCTCGGCCTCTACAACTGGCACAGCACCGCCAACGCCGACCCCACCTTCTATCCGATGGTCGTCACCGGATCCCTCCTCGCCGTCGCTCCGCTGATCATCGCCTTCATCACCCTGCAACGTCACTGGAAGGCCGGTCTCACCGCCGGCAGCGTCAAGTGA